Proteins from a genomic interval of Benincasa hispida cultivar B227 chromosome 7, ASM972705v1, whole genome shotgun sequence:
- the LOC120080738 gene encoding UDP-galactose/UDP-glucose transporter 3 produces the protein MEAHGSGFRRVLVLAFCVAGIWSAYIYQGVLQETLSTKCFGSDGKRFEHLSFLNLAQNVVCLIWSYIMIKLWSSRSTGGAPWGAYWSAGITNTIGPAMGIEALKYISYPAQVLAKSSKMIPVMLMGTLVYGIKYTFPEYVCSFLVAGGVSTFALLKTSSKTISKLAHPNAPLGYGLCFLNLAFDGFTNATQDSISVRYPKTSAWDIMLGMNLWGTIYNMIYMFGWPNGTGYHAIEFCRQHPEAAWDILLYCLCGAVGQNFIFLTISRFGSLANTTITTTRKFVSIVVSSVLSGNPLSSKQWGCVVMVFSGLSYQIYLKWRKLQKLQRKRKTT, from the exons ATGGAAGCTCATGGCAGCGGATTCCGCCGCGTGCTCGTGCTCGCCTTTTGCGTCGCCGGGATTTGGTCCGCTTATATTTACCAAGGCGTTCTGCAGGAGACTCT GTCCACGAAGTGCTTTGGTTCCGACGGGAAGAGATTTGAACACCTTTCGTTCCTTAACCTAGCACAAAATGTTGTCTGTTTAATATGGTCATACATAA TGATAAAGCTCTGGTCCAGTCGTAGCACTGGTGGTGCACCTTGGGGGGCATACTGGAGTGCTGGTATTACGAACACGATTGGACCAGCTATGGGAATTGAAgctttaaaatatataagttaTCCTGCGCAG GTCCTGGCAAAGTCATCAAAAATGATTCCAG TGATGCTGATGGGTACGCTAGTTTATGGTATAAAGTACACATTTCCAGAATATGTTTGTTCTTTTCTGGTTGCTGGTGGAGTATCTACATTTGCACTCTTAAAG ACTAGCTCAAAGACTATCAGCAAGTTGGCACATCCTAATGCTCCCCTTGGATATGGACTTTGCTTCCTGAACCTTGCATTTGATGGATTCACAAATGCCACTCAGGATTCCATTTCAGTAAG GTACCCAAAAACAAGTGCATGGGACATAATGTTGGGAATGAATCTCTGGGGtactatatataatatgatttatatgtttggGTGGCCCAATGGTACAGGATATCATGCCATAGAATTCTGCAGGCAGCATCCTGAAGCAGCGTGGGACATTCTTCTGTATTGTCTCTGTGGAGCAGTAGGCCAAAATTTTATATTCCTTACAATTAGCAGATTCGGTTCCCTCGCTAATACCACCATTACCACAACTCGCAAGTTTGTGAGCATTGTGGTTTCCTCTGTGCTGAGTGGAAATCCTCTGTCATCCAAGCAGTGGGGCTGCGTTGTAATGGTCTTCTCGGGGTTATCATATCAAATCTACCTCAAGTGGAGGAAGCTGCAAAAGTTgcagagaaagagaaagaccaCCTAA